The Synergistaceae bacterium genomic sequence CCTGTCGCGGTGGCAACCTACCCGATGTACAGGGGACTGGCCAAGCTGGTCGGTATGAGCGTGGTGGACGCGGGCGAGACGCTGGACGACCTCTTCGGCGCGGTCGAGCGAGCATATGACGATTATGACTATTTCTACGTCCACGTCAAGTACACTGACAGCCGCGGGGAGGACGGGGACTTCGACGGAAAGAGGGAGGTCGTGGAGACGGTTGACAGGCTGATTCCGCGCCTGACCGCCCTGGACCCGGACGTTATTGTGATAACGGGGGACCACAGCACCCCGAGCCTGTTGAGCGGCCATTCGTGGCACCCGGTGCCCTTTTTGCTGAGGAGCAAGTACGCCCGCAGGGGGGATTCTACGTCGTTCGACGAGAGGGAGTGCCGGGTCGGGGCCGGTGGACGGATCGAGGGCAGCAAACTTCTCGGGCTGATGCTGGCGCACGCTCGCAGGCTTGAAAAGTTCGGAGCATGACACTTTTGACGAGGTGATTCAGTGGAGGAACAGCAGCTTAACACTACGAGAGAAATAAAGGGCATGGCGAAGGACGACAAGTTCAAAGTGCTGGCTGTCGTGATGAGGTCGTCCATGAAGAGGGACAAGAACGGCAGGTACTACTGGGACCTCGGGGTGATGGACTCCGACGGGATCATCGACGGGAAGGCGTGGTCGAACGCCCAGTGGTGGGACAGGAGGGCAGAGCCGGAGCAGATCAAGGAGCCGGCCGAGTACGACGCGTTCAAGGACCTCGTCGGCAAGACAGTGGGCCTCGTGGGCCAGGTCAGCGAGTTCAGGGGGCAGCAGCAGTACAACTTCAATGCAGTCTCCCTGATGAACCAGGCGACCTTTCCGCCTCATAGACACGTCCAGCGCTCCCCCGTCCCGGAGGAGACATTGGAGAGGGAGTTCCTTGGCCTGGTGGACGAGTGCGACGGGCCCGTGAGGGAATTCCTGAGGTTCGCCTTCTTCAAGAAGAACCTCTGGGAGGAGTTCAGCGTCTGTCCGGCGGCGGTGTCTCATCATCACGCCTACGTCGGGGGGCTCCTGGAGCACACGGTAGCGGTGGCGAGGACGGCGAAGGGTATAGCGGAGGCGGGGATCCTCGGAGGCTACAAGGCGGACTTGTCCGTGACGATAGCGGGTGCCCTGCTTCACGACCTCGGCAAGCTCGATGCCTACAGGCTGACGCCCGTGCCTGTGATGACTGTTGCGGGGACCTTCCACGACCACATCGCGATAGGCTACGGCAAGTTCGAGTCGCTGGCGAGGGAGTTCGGGCTG encodes the following:
- a CDS encoding HD domain-containing protein is translated as MAKDDKFKVLAVVMRSSMKRDKNGRYYWDLGVMDSDGIIDGKAWSNAQWWDRRAEPEQIKEPAEYDAFKDLVGKTVGLVGQVSEFRGQQQYNFNAVSLMNQATFPPHRHVQRSPVPEETLEREFLGLVDECDGPVREFLRFAFFKKNLWEEFSVCPAAVSHHHAYVGGLLEHTVAVARTAKGIAEAGILGGYKADLSVTIAGALLHDLGKLDAYRLTPVPVMTVAGTFHDHIAIGYGKFESLAREFGLEERLFMALGHIIVSHHGCREYGSPVLPATPEAMAVSAADEIDFRLFCWKNAVEQMEEGREISDYNHSAQRRFWRQESPNGA